A genome region from Pseudoalteromonas tetraodonis includes the following:
- a CDS encoding response regulator transcription factor, whose amino-acid sequence MDNYGTILLVEDDISLAQWVTEYLTEQGYVVHVCHRGDEVISQVKRLNPQLILLDIMLPGLDGISVCRDLRSFYHAPIIMLTARDEEMDEVIGLEVGATDYIIKPVRPRALLARIKSALRYSSDTPKTDDQANMINIGQLSINTESRNVTLNQQDVNISSAEYLLLHYLASNAGQVVSRDAVFKATKGREYDGLDRSVDVLISALRKKFNDDPQKPEKIKTIWGRGYLFVTTAW is encoded by the coding sequence ATGGATAATTACGGTACTATTTTACTGGTTGAAGATGATATTTCTCTTGCACAATGGGTCACTGAGTATTTAACAGAGCAAGGCTATGTTGTACATGTATGTCATCGAGGTGATGAGGTAATAAGCCAAGTAAAACGTTTAAACCCACAACTTATTTTACTCGACATTATGCTGCCAGGGCTTGATGGTATTAGTGTATGTCGTGATCTACGTAGCTTTTATCATGCCCCAATTATAATGCTTACTGCCCGCGATGAAGAAATGGATGAAGTCATTGGGCTAGAAGTCGGTGCTACCGATTATATAATAAAACCAGTACGCCCTCGCGCATTGCTTGCACGCATTAAATCTGCCTTGCGCTACAGTAGCGACACGCCTAAAACCGATGATCAAGCAAATATGATCAATATCGGTCAATTAAGTATTAATACCGAGTCACGCAACGTTACCCTTAACCAACAGGATGTGAACATTTCAAGCGCAGAGTATTTATTACTGCATTACTTAGCCAGTAATGCAGGACAAGTTGTTTCCCGCGATGCGGTGTTTAAAGCAACCAAAGGCAGGGAATATGATGGCTTAGATAGAAGCGTTGATGTGCTTATTTCTGCCTTGCGTAAAAAGTTTAATGATGACCCACAAAAACCAGAAAAAATTAAAACCATTTGGGGACGTGGTTATTTGTTTGTGACTACAGCGTGGTAA
- a CDS encoding ATP-binding protein, with translation MGKLFISLYVYIIASLFIVSGVIEQFWPYDESQQSVLLDDEFGQSLWLLSQTPDGLEQLKHNFDSQVIAQQDLVLPPEQQAQLFQNHYLYLYDKQQRIVWYVTLNNSQLLQVGPVGVKHSSSGTVLPYLLVLFIISLPIGLWSFLLWRDFAKLSHACEAVGGSQDFQLSDSSKSFFLPITDTLQVMQQRIEFLLSAQQELTSSVSHEFRTPLARLKFAIAILEDKTHDTKAQQYLSDMQMDIHELESLVSEMLEYARLDTQQPSLQLALCDIVALIKTNIEKVNFDTRIKLTTTLPTQFIYLCDSHFMSRVLQNLISNALKHASKSVHISLSTADEKLLLVIEDDGPGIAFSEREKVFKPFTRLDKSRDKKTGGFGLGLAIVSKIVSWHKGQCTIEDSTLGGVKFIISLD, from the coding sequence ATGGGAAAGCTATTTATAAGCCTTTACGTGTATATTATTGCCTCTTTGTTTATTGTTAGTGGCGTTATAGAGCAGTTTTGGCCCTATGATGAATCTCAGCAAAGTGTATTGTTAGATGACGAATTCGGGCAGTCTTTATGGCTGCTTTCACAAACCCCAGATGGGCTTGAGCAGCTTAAACATAATTTTGATAGCCAAGTCATTGCCCAGCAAGATCTGGTGCTCCCACCAGAACAGCAAGCACAACTATTTCAAAACCATTACCTTTATTTATATGATAAACAGCAGCGTATCGTTTGGTATGTAACGCTAAATAATTCACAATTGCTACAAGTAGGCCCTGTAGGTGTTAAACACAGCAGCTCCGGGACTGTGTTACCGTATTTACTGGTGTTGTTTATTATAAGTTTACCAATAGGTTTGTGGAGCTTTTTGTTGTGGCGAGACTTTGCAAAGCTGAGTCATGCATGCGAGGCAGTGGGTGGCTCGCAAGACTTTCAATTAAGCGATAGCTCAAAGTCATTCTTCTTACCCATCACCGATACATTGCAAGTAATGCAGCAACGTATTGAGTTTTTACTGAGTGCTCAGCAAGAGCTCACCTCTTCTGTATCTCATGAATTTAGAACGCCATTAGCGCGGTTGAAGTTTGCTATTGCAATACTTGAGGATAAAACTCACGATACCAAAGCACAGCAGTATTTATCTGACATGCAAATGGATATTCATGAACTGGAGTCCTTGGTATCTGAAATGTTGGAATACGCCCGTTTAGATACACAGCAACCTAGTCTACAATTAGCCCTTTGCGATATCGTTGCATTAATTAAAACTAATATTGAAAAAGTAAACTTTGATACCCGTATTAAACTAACAACAACGCTCCCCACTCAATTTATTTACTTATGCGATAGTCATTTTATGTCGCGGGTGCTGCAAAACTTAATCAGTAATGCACTTAAACATGCCTCGAAAAGTGTACATATTAGTTTAAGTACTGCCGATGAAAAGTTACTGCTAGTGATTGAAGATGATGGCCCCGGCATTGCCTTCTCTGAGCGCGAAAAAGTATTTAAGCCGTTTACGCGCTTAGATAAAAGTCGTGATAAAAAAACCGGTGGGTTTGGGTTAGGACTGGCGATAGTGAGTAAAATTGTGTCATGGCATAAAGGGCAGTGCACGATTGAAGACTCTACACTGGGTGGGGTTAAGTTTATTATTAGCTTAGACTAG
- a CDS encoding serine hydrolase domain-containing protein encodes MKYFNSLPFYFFALCILGTHLQASASTDPDWEAFVKNYGRYVEKKLKVKKIPGGALSIVNAQARDYIHTMGHTKVRSGQKINPHTRFRLASVSKTFAGSLAAKLANEEQLNLYFPVSHYIPEFKQTDYKDDLKVFHILSHSSGLVPNAYDNLIESRMGYSDIVEKLLSVKPICEPGDCYGYQNVMFSLIDDVILKSTNKTYTQWLNDAFFIPLKMNDASLGYDAMVQDSNYAHPHVRGKKRWYSARLKKNYYKVAPAAGVNASASDMAIWLNAQLGQYPSVLSLDALATQTRPYTHTKKERYRRVWREHMNEAYYGLGWRVYDYDDETLYYHSGWVQGYRSDLVVFPHLNVGFSLILNAETGLINELTTEFINRLLAYKREKQ; translated from the coding sequence ATGAAGTATTTTAACTCCTTACCCTTTTATTTTTTTGCTTTATGTATTTTAGGGACGCATTTACAGGCAAGCGCAAGCACAGATCCTGACTGGGAAGCTTTTGTTAAAAATTATGGACGCTACGTAGAAAAAAAACTAAAAGTAAAAAAGATTCCGGGCGGAGCGCTTTCCATCGTCAACGCACAAGCGCGTGACTATATACATACTATGGGGCATACCAAAGTGCGCAGTGGGCAAAAAATTAATCCACACACTCGGTTTCGTTTGGCCTCAGTATCTAAAACGTTTGCAGGGTCGTTAGCGGCAAAACTTGCAAATGAAGAACAACTTAATTTGTATTTTCCTGTTAGTCATTACATTCCTGAATTTAAACAAACCGACTACAAAGATGATTTAAAGGTTTTTCATATTTTAAGCCATTCTAGTGGGCTAGTACCGAATGCATACGATAATTTAATCGAATCGCGAATGGGGTATAGCGATATTGTAGAAAAGCTATTAAGTGTAAAACCCATATGCGAACCCGGTGACTGTTACGGCTATCAAAATGTCATGTTTAGTTTAATTGATGACGTGATTTTAAAAAGCACCAACAAAACTTATACTCAGTGGCTCAATGACGCATTTTTTATCCCTCTAAAAATGAACGATGCAAGTTTAGGCTACGATGCCATGGTGCAAGATAGTAACTACGCACACCCTCATGTGCGTGGGAAAAAGCGTTGGTACAGTGCCCGTTTGAAAAAGAATTATTATAAAGTCGCTCCGGCAGCTGGGGTAAACGCTAGTGCGTCAGATATGGCTATTTGGTTAAATGCGCAATTAGGGCAATATCCATCGGTATTATCCTTAGATGCATTGGCCACGCAAACGCGTCCTTATACACATACTAAAAAAGAACGCTACAGACGAGTATGGCGAGAGCACATGAACGAAGCCTACTATGGGCTAGGCTGGCGTGTGTATGATTATGATGATGAAACGCTTTATTACCACAGTGGTTGGGTGCAAGGTTATCGCAGTGATTTGGTTGTGTTTCCACACTTAAATGTTGGCTTTAGCTTAATTTTAAATGCAGAAACTGGACTCATAAATGAGCTTACAACTGAGTTTATAAATCGCCTATTAGCATATAAACGAGAGAAGCAATAA
- a CDS encoding GNAT family N-acetyltransferase: MAFKCEPFSALDSQTLFSIMRVRVDVFVVEQACPYPELDDHDIADSTHHVYLLDGLSVHAYARCYEKDAQYSAIGRVLVAQSQRSSGLGKQLVNEAIACCKAQWPTRDIYIGAQTYLLNFYRAFGFECVGDEYIEDGIPHQDMILKQ, translated from the coding sequence ATGGCGTTTAAATGTGAGCCATTCTCTGCGCTCGACTCCCAAACCCTGTTTTCAATCATGCGTGTACGTGTCGACGTATTCGTTGTAGAACAAGCATGTCCTTACCCCGAACTTGATGATCACGATATCGCAGACTCTACACATCATGTCTATTTACTTGATGGGCTATCGGTGCATGCCTATGCCCGTTGTTATGAAAAAGATGCTCAGTACAGTGCGATAGGGCGTGTATTGGTTGCTCAATCACAGCGAAGTTCTGGATTAGGCAAACAGTTAGTCAATGAAGCAATAGCATGCTGTAAGGCGCAATGGCCGACTCGCGATATTTATATTGGCGCACAAACCTACCTACTGAATTTTTATCGCGCATTCGGTTTTGAATGTGTTGGTGATGAATATATAGAAGATGGCATACCCCATCAGGATATGATTTTAAAGCAGTAG
- a CDS encoding DUF3820 family protein, whose amino-acid sequence MDPQQLKVAINTIMPFGKYAGRPLLLLPEPYLVWFKQQGFPKSKLGSQLAMMYEVKLNGLEQMLMPLLEKNSK is encoded by the coding sequence ATGGATCCTCAACAACTTAAAGTCGCCATTAATACCATTATGCCGTTTGGTAAATATGCGGGACGCCCCTTACTTTTGCTGCCTGAGCCTTATTTAGTGTGGTTTAAACAGCAAGGCTTTCCTAAAAGCAAGCTCGGCTCTCAACTTGCAATGATGTACGAAGTGAAGCTTAATGGTTTAGAGCAAATGTTGATGCCATTACTAGAAAAAAATAGTAAATAA
- a CDS encoding sporulation protein translates to MFKKILASVGIGAAKVDTILETEHLQPGQLFNAQIVITAGDVSQEITGLDLMLVTRVKVASEDGDYFTNHVIDQWRITDIGIIEPGEVRTIPFEARLHSETPITEINAGYNQSYVWLETGLDIDLALDPTDKDHLHIYPNEAVKTCMQAMEKLGFSLVKADVEQGHLRAPTFQSVSGCYQELEYQPNSRSLFGIKEIELSFIPEAHKTHVLIELDRAFRSDGYVDLTIEHDHVNLSQLCDQLERLFA, encoded by the coding sequence ATGTTTAAAAAGATTTTAGCATCGGTAGGCATTGGTGCCGCCAAAGTAGATACTATTTTAGAGACCGAGCATCTTCAGCCGGGGCAATTATTTAACGCGCAAATTGTAATTACTGCAGGCGATGTGAGCCAAGAAATTACCGGTTTAGACTTAATGTTAGTTACCCGTGTCAAAGTGGCGAGTGAAGACGGTGATTATTTCACTAATCATGTGATTGACCAGTGGCGCATTACCGATATTGGTATTATTGAGCCCGGTGAAGTAAGAACTATTCCGTTTGAAGCCCGTTTACACTCAGAAACGCCTATAACTGAAATTAATGCAGGTTATAATCAATCTTATGTATGGTTAGAAACAGGCCTTGATATTGACCTTGCGCTTGATCCAACAGATAAAGACCATTTACACATTTATCCTAATGAGGCGGTTAAAACATGCATGCAAGCGATGGAAAAGCTTGGTTTTAGTTTAGTTAAAGCCGATGTAGAGCAAGGCCATTTACGTGCTCCTACTTTTCAATCTGTGTCGGGGTGTTATCAAGAGCTTGAGTATCAGCCTAATAGCCGCAGTTTGTTTGGCATAAAAGAAATTGAGTTGTCGTTTATTCCTGAAGCGCATAAAACCCATGTATTGATTGAATTAGACAGAGCGTTTAGAAGTGATGGCTATGTTGATTTAACCATAGAGCATGACCATGTTAATTTATCGCAGTTATGTGATCAGTTAGAGCGATTATTTGCTTAA
- a CDS encoding HAMP domain-containing sensor histidine kinase, whose protein sequence is MKKFYISLLGSALLSIIVLGWLIDAFSQQAHAPLDEFSVQSQIIVGLSKQLTALKPDARPQQVTKLAADFDLILNYKLNQSLALPLALLDKMQTQGGLILEDEQGFYMLYTNDELSPYHLTMRLDKPYEATQRNDIILTLLFYTGLCVFMGFIITPLAKRLTVLNEAAKQFASGNVKARITPSRFTYIKDVELTFNRMASQIEKLVAENKLMASSLSHDIRTPIACLRFGVDAALDSHDESKIKHYLTRMETDLDHMESMLKSYLTFATLEQNANKLTYSSANLKQYLSDIVLQLEPRITSRSLNISLECDDHTVYADLHWLARAISNLINNACDFANHSIQVTASVQERFLVVNIADDGPGIAQENNHKVFSPFFRERSHRNRSDNSYGLGLAIVAKVADWHHGTVKVSKSERLSGACFTLTIAQFEH, encoded by the coding sequence ATGAAAAAGTTTTATATTTCACTACTAGGCAGTGCGCTGCTTTCAATTATTGTTTTAGGTTGGCTTATTGATGCATTTAGCCAACAAGCGCATGCGCCTTTGGATGAGTTTAGCGTTCAAAGCCAGATTATTGTCGGGTTAAGTAAACAGCTCACGGCGCTTAAACCCGATGCTCGCCCGCAACAAGTAACAAAACTAGCCGCTGACTTTGACCTTATACTTAACTACAAATTAAATCAGTCGCTGGCACTGCCCTTAGCGCTATTAGATAAAATGCAAACCCAAGGCGGATTAATACTCGAAGACGAGCAAGGCTTTTATATGCTCTACACAAATGATGAGTTAAGTCCTTATCATTTAACCATGCGTTTAGATAAACCCTATGAGGCCACACAACGAAACGATATTATTTTAACGCTATTATTTTACACTGGCTTATGTGTTTTTATGGGTTTTATTATTACCCCTTTAGCAAAGCGCCTTACGGTGTTAAACGAAGCAGCAAAGCAATTTGCATCTGGTAATGTTAAAGCGCGTATTACCCCCTCTCGATTTACCTATATAAAAGATGTGGAACTGACCTTTAACCGTATGGCGAGTCAAATTGAAAAGCTAGTTGCTGAAAACAAGCTAATGGCCTCCAGCTTATCGCATGATATTAGAACTCCAATTGCTTGCTTACGCTTTGGTGTCGACGCCGCTCTTGATAGTCATGACGAGAGTAAAATAAAGCATTATTTAACTCGCATGGAAACCGACTTAGACCATATGGAGTCAATGCTAAAAAGCTATTTAACGTTTGCTACTTTAGAGCAAAATGCGAATAAGCTTACTTACTCATCAGCAAACCTTAAACAATACCTAAGTGATATTGTATTGCAACTTGAGCCTAGAATAACCTCTCGCTCGCTTAATATTTCTTTAGAATGTGATGATCATACCGTTTATGCTGACTTACATTGGCTGGCAAGAGCAATCTCCAACTTAATTAATAATGCCTGCGACTTTGCAAATCACAGCATTCAAGTAACCGCTTCAGTACAAGAACGTTTTCTGGTGGTGAACATCGCCGACGACGGACCAGGCATTGCTCAAGAAAATAATCATAAAGTATTTAGCCCATTTTTTCGTGAACGCAGCCACCGTAATCGCAGTGATAATAGTTATGGCTTGGGGTTAGCAATCGTCGCCAAAGTTGCCGATTGGCATCATGGCACCGTAAAAGTGAGTAAAAGTGAACGGCTCTCAGGCGCCTGTTTCACATTAACCATCGCTCAGTTTGAACATTAA
- a CDS encoding sodium-dependent transporter, with amino-acid sequence MSAVRGEFSSRFGFIMAAAGSAVGLGNIWGFPTQTASNGGAAFLVAYLVLAFFLAYPALMAELMIGRHGQANAVSSLTKLTTRPWQKQFAFAVGFGGILCAGFILSFYAIVAGWMLSATLEPVTTLVGADAASLWLSEQSLTRNILFTVLFIILTVAIISRGVENGIEKWSKRLMPALLGILFALIAYVMTQEGAVEGLKAYLVPDFSSIFDPTLLVSALGQAFFSLSLGTSVMIIYGSYISKKENLVSLGAYVTLIDVFIAFVAGLLIIPAMYVAQAQGVEIFSSTTGKLLSEDTLVFQVLPALFDGMGGVGLFVGFAFFALMSIAALTSSISMLEAPVSYTVERFAMKRVQATWLIGALIAIVSITIVCNLGTLFGLVITLTTKVAQPLLGLMCCIFVGWIWYRSSLLKAIQQGNPEVHNTLFWKIWPWYTKFVCPIAISLVFLHSLLS; translated from the coding sequence ATGAGTGCAGTAAGAGGTGAGTTTAGCTCCCGCTTTGGTTTTATAATGGCTGCGGCAGGATCAGCTGTTGGCTTGGGTAATATTTGGGGTTTTCCGACTCAAACAGCAAGTAATGGGGGCGCTGCATTTTTAGTCGCGTATTTAGTACTGGCTTTCTTTTTAGCCTACCCCGCTTTAATGGCAGAACTGATGATAGGTCGCCATGGGCAAGCTAATGCGGTTTCTTCATTAACTAAATTAACCACGCGACCATGGCAAAAGCAATTTGCCTTTGCTGTCGGTTTTGGTGGTATTTTATGTGCTGGATTTATTTTAAGTTTTTATGCCATTGTTGCCGGTTGGATGTTAAGTGCCACTTTAGAACCGGTAACCACATTAGTAGGCGCTGATGCCGCCTCTTTATGGTTAAGTGAGCAGTCGCTTACTCGTAATATTCTTTTCACTGTTTTATTTATTATTTTAACTGTTGCTATTATCAGCCGCGGTGTAGAAAACGGCATTGAAAAATGGTCTAAACGCTTAATGCCCGCTCTGCTCGGTATTTTGTTTGCCTTAATTGCCTACGTGATGACTCAAGAAGGCGCTGTTGAGGGGTTAAAAGCTTACTTAGTCCCTGACTTTTCTTCTATTTTTGACCCTACATTGTTAGTGAGTGCCTTAGGCCAAGCTTTCTTTTCACTGTCACTGGGCACCAGTGTGATGATTATATATGGCTCATATATCAGTAAAAAAGAAAACCTTGTGTCCCTTGGCGCGTATGTAACCTTAATTGATGTGTTTATAGCGTTTGTAGCGGGTTTATTGATCATCCCTGCTATGTACGTGGCACAAGCGCAAGGTGTTGAAATATTCTCTTCAACTACAGGTAAACTTCTCTCTGAAGATACTCTCGTATTTCAGGTATTGCCTGCCTTATTTGATGGCATGGGTGGTGTAGGTTTATTTGTTGGCTTTGCTTTTTTTGCATTGATGAGTATTGCCGCACTAACTTCATCTATTTCCATGTTAGAAGCGCCAGTGTCGTACACGGTAGAGCGCTTTGCGATGAAACGTGTTCAAGCAACGTGGTTAATAGGCGCTTTAATTGCCATAGTGAGCATTACCATTGTGTGTAACCTAGGCACTTTATTTGGCTTAGTGATCACCCTAACAACCAAAGTTGCACAACCTTTATTAGGGCTTATGTGCTGTATATTTGTAGGTTGGATCTGGTACAGATCGTCACTACTAAAAGCGATTCAACAAGGTAACCCTGAGGTGCATAATACGTTATTTTGGAAGATATGGCCTTGGTATACTAAGTTTGTATGCCCTATTGCCATTAGCTTAGTATTCTTACATTCCCTACTAAGCTAG
- a CDS encoding MipA/OmpV family protein, which yields MKHFPQRHFFRCTALLFALIFSGQSTASNRYYADNTLEPTTGFAWDWSAGAGYYIEDSYLVGMNSYDVGAELDLSLAVSYDNFYLDFDHNQLSGGLVLGYSLINKYDWGLDLLGTNSQAGFDEQGLGIYNDGIIEPLRGIKKRNYDFDTGLRLTRRFENSQISLEYLHDISGAHNGWVANVFFSHIQPWRNWEFRSGIGLSAYSADFTNYYFGIDSDEANATRPIYQTNASTSIMFEFHAEYPINQDWVFLAGWLTTWFSKEIDDSPIISQGYQHKAKVGVRYVL from the coding sequence ATGAAGCATTTCCCACAAAGACATTTTTTCCGTTGTACAGCCTTATTGTTTGCGCTCATTTTTAGTGGCCAGAGCACAGCAAGCAATCGTTACTATGCCGATAACACATTGGAACCCACTACAGGGTTTGCCTGGGACTGGAGTGCAGGAGCTGGTTATTACATAGAAGATTCTTATTTGGTGGGGATGAATTCTTATGATGTTGGCGCCGAGTTAGATTTAAGCCTTGCGGTTTCTTACGATAATTTTTACCTTGATTTTGATCATAATCAACTCAGCGGTGGACTTGTTTTAGGCTATAGCTTAATTAACAAATACGATTGGGGCCTTGATTTATTAGGTACTAATTCGCAAGCCGGGTTTGACGAACAAGGCTTAGGTATTTATAACGATGGCATTATTGAGCCACTGCGCGGTATCAAAAAACGTAACTATGATTTTGATACTGGCCTTCGATTAACACGTCGATTTGAAAACTCACAAATTTCCCTTGAATACTTACATGATATATCTGGTGCTCATAATGGCTGGGTGGCAAACGTATTTTTTAGTCATATTCAGCCTTGGCGTAATTGGGAGTTTCGCTCTGGTATTGGCCTAAGTGCCTACTCTGCAGATTTTACAAACTATTATTTTGGTATTGATAGCGATGAAGCAAACGCAACTCGCCCTATTTATCAAACCAATGCCAGTACCAGTATTATGTTTGAATTTCATGCTGAATATCCCATTAATCAAGATTGGGTCTTTTTAGCAGGCTGGTTAACTACTTGGTTTTCAAAAGAAATTGATGACAGCCCAATTATTTCCCAAGGATATCAACACAAAGCCAAGGTAGGCGTGCGTTATGTACTTTAG
- a CDS encoding DUF3019 domain-containing protein encodes MYFRFFYCLLFSYSGSLLAAPVQIPAQLSAVPDTCVALREGRHCYADVVLSWQQVEVGNYCLRDATSKYIMQCWLKQRQGSFNYAFDSTQSISFELFDSNTSQVIAVTEVKLQWVYQNRQKKRRWRLF; translated from the coding sequence ATGTACTTTAGATTTTTTTACTGTTTATTGTTTAGTTATTCAGGCTCTTTGCTGGCAGCCCCAGTGCAAATACCCGCTCAATTGAGTGCAGTACCTGATACCTGTGTGGCCTTACGTGAAGGACGTCACTGTTACGCCGATGTTGTTTTGTCATGGCAGCAAGTAGAAGTGGGAAATTATTGTCTACGCGATGCCACCTCAAAGTACATTATGCAGTGCTGGCTTAAACAGCGACAAGGTTCGTTTAATTATGCCTTTGACTCAACGCAAAGTATTTCGTTTGAACTATTTGACAGTAATACATCACAAGTCATTGCCGTCACAGAAGTAAAATTACAATGGGTGTATCAAAATAGGCAAAAAAAGCGGCGTTGGCGGTTATTTTAG
- a CDS encoding cation:proton antiporter family protein has product MELIYFATAFVCGFGIYQLKLPPLIGFLMAGFILNLAGYKSTELLETIASLGVTLLLFSIGLKLKISNLIKPQVWAPATLHIILSSALFSGFMLLLGVFALPLFVDLSWQSALLVGFALSFSSTVFAVKVLEERGEMASLHGKIAIGILVMQDIFAVIFLAVSTGKLPNIWALGLIIALPLFRPAMYWVLNRSKHGELLPLFGFFFALVAGYNAFEFAGLKGDLGALIVGMMFAPHKKAGELSKSLLSLKDILLVGFFLSIGLSAELTAHSLVVALVLVLIIPIKTLLYYILTNLFKLRARTSLLTAFSLANFSEFGLIVCAVAASTGMVTSEWLAVIAIAVSITFVIASPLNKRSNELYVKIERFLLKFESKTRLAEELPVNLNDTKIVIFGMGRIGTGAYETINATHPDVVAGIDIKPEVVDKHVKRGRRVLIADATDPDFWQRVNHSHVEMVMLAMPKHMQNIFALEQLQASGYKGQVTAIANYPDQQKELEEMGIDSTYNFYLEAGSGFAEHVKQTLFP; this is encoded by the coding sequence ATGGAACTAATTTATTTTGCTACCGCCTTCGTCTGCGGTTTTGGTATATACCAGCTAAAATTGCCGCCACTTATCGGCTTTCTTATGGCTGGATTTATTCTTAATTTAGCGGGTTATAAAAGCACGGAACTGCTGGAAACAATTGCATCTTTAGGGGTTACACTGCTACTTTTTAGTATTGGCCTCAAGCTTAAAATTTCAAATTTAATAAAACCTCAAGTCTGGGCTCCGGCCACCTTACATATTATTCTAAGCAGCGCTTTGTTTAGTGGCTTTATGCTACTACTGGGTGTTTTTGCACTGCCATTATTCGTCGATTTAAGTTGGCAAAGTGCGCTGTTAGTTGGTTTTGCTCTGAGCTTTTCAAGCACCGTATTTGCGGTAAAAGTTCTTGAAGAGCGCGGTGAAATGGCAAGCCTGCACGGTAAAATAGCCATTGGTATTTTAGTTATGCAGGATATATTTGCGGTTATATTTTTAGCGGTCAGTACCGGTAAGTTACCGAATATTTGGGCCTTAGGGTTAATTATTGCCTTACCTTTATTTCGCCCTGCTATGTACTGGGTGTTAAACCGCTCTAAACATGGTGAGTTACTGCCGCTATTTGGGTTTTTCTTTGCCTTAGTAGCAGGTTATAACGCCTTTGAATTTGCAGGTCTCAAAGGTGATTTAGGTGCTTTGATTGTAGGTATGATGTTCGCACCACACAAAAAAGCCGGTGAATTGTCTAAGTCATTGCTTAGCCTAAAAGATATATTGCTAGTTGGCTTTTTCCTAAGCATTGGTTTAAGTGCAGAGCTTACTGCCCACTCCTTAGTCGTCGCTTTAGTGCTGGTATTAATTATTCCAATTAAAACCCTGCTTTATTACATACTAACCAACCTATTTAAACTTCGTGCGCGTACCTCTTTGTTAACAGCATTTAGCCTAGCTAACTTTAGCGAATTTGGTTTGATTGTGTGTGCAGTTGCCGCATCTACCGGCATGGTTACCTCTGAGTGGCTTGCTGTTATTGCGATTGCGGTGTCGATCACCTTTGTAATTGCTTCTCCTTTAAATAAACGCTCTAACGAGCTATACGTTAAAATTGAACGCTTTTTATTAAAGTTTGAAAGCAAAACCCGCTTAGCTGAAGAGCTCCCAGTAAACTTAAATGACACAAAAATTGTTATTTTTGGCATGGGTAGAATTGGCACAGGTGCCTATGAAACAATAAACGCAACTCATCCGGATGTTGTTGCAGGTATTGATATTAAGCCTGAGGTAGTTGATAAGCATGTAAAGCGAGGTCGCCGAGTATTAATTGCCGATGCCACCGATCCTGATTTTTGGCAACGTGTTAACCACTCCCACGTTGAAATGGTAATGCTAGCTATGCCTAAGCACATGCAAAATATTTTTGCCTTAGAGCAATTACAAGCATCGGGTTATAAAGGACAAGTAACGGCGATTGCCAACTACCCCGATCAGCAAAAAGAATTAGAAGAAATGGGAATAGACTCTACTTACAACTTTTACTTAGAAGCAGGTAGCGGTTTTGCAGAGCATGTAAAGCAAACCCTGTTTCCTTAA